Below is a window of Planctomycetota bacterium DNA.
CCTGATGAGCTTCGGGCAGGTCGCCGCGATCTGCCTGCTCACGCCGGTCTTCATGGCCGGCGCGATCGCACAGGAGAGCAATCCCAAGACCTGGGAGATCCTGCTGACCACGCCACTCTCGAGTCTGCAAATTATTCTGGGCAACCTGTTCGGCCGGCTCTTCTTCGTCTTCGCGCTGCTGCTGGCCACCTTTCCGCTCTTCCTGATGACGCAGATCTTCGGCGGCGTGCGCGGTAGCAGTGTCCTCGCCAGCCTGCAGGTCTCCTTCCTGGTGGCGATCCTGATGGGCTCGGTCGCCATCGCGCTGAGCGTGTTGCGCAGTGCCAACAAGCGCAGCATTTTCACCTTCTACGTGGTGGTGGTGCTCTTCCTCGCGGCGACCACGGCGCTGGACCGCGTGGCGCGAGTGCCGACCGCGGTTGATTCCGACGCCTCGTGGACCACGGTGTGGACGCCGCTGAATCCCTTCCTGACGCTGGAGAGCATGCTGCTGACCAACCGCTACCGGCCGCAAGATTTCGCGCCCAACGAAGTGAGTTCGCTGCGGCAACTCTGGTTCGGCGATCCGCTGCGGGCCCAGACCTATCTGGTGTTGCTGGTCTCCTTCGGCTTGACGCTCTTCGCGGCCCTGCGGGTGCGCCTGATCGGCAGCCGCACCGAAGTGGCCAGCACCTGGCTGTCGCGCCTGCTGCGGCGGGTGAACTCCAAGAACGAGCGGGTGCCGCGGCATGTCTGGCAGAATCCGATCGCCTGGTGGGAGGTCAGCCTGAGGCTCTCCACGCCGGCGGCGCGCTTCATGCGCTGGGGCTATCTGATTGTCGGCTCGCTGCTGGCGGTCGTGCTCTTCGCCATGCACCGCGGCGGCGCCGTGGACACGCGCATTCTCCGCATCATTCTTGCGGCCGTGCTCATCAGCGAAGTGGTGATCGCCGTGCTGCTGGCCGCGGGAGTGAGCGCCACCGCGGTGAGCCGCGAGCGCGAGGATGGATCGCTCGATCTCCTGCTGACCACGCCGATCCAGCCCGGGGCCTACATCGCGGGGAAACTGCGCGGCCTGATCACGGTGCTCTGGCCGATGATCGCGGTGCCCTCGATCACGCTGGTGCTGGGCGCCTTCTATGTGCTGACCAACGGACTCGGCGCCGGCGGCGTGACCACTTCGGAGCTGGTGGGCACCGGCAAGCTCGACGTGCCGATCGTGCTGCCGATCGCGGCGATGGTCTTTCCCTTCGTGCTGTCGGTCTTTCTCGCCTTCGTCGTAATGACCGGGCTGGGCTGGAGCATCAAATCCAAGGGAGTGATCGGCAGCACCGTGGGCGCCATCGGCGTGGTGATGGGAGTGGCGACCACGCTGGGACTCTGCGGCAGCGCCAGCGGCGGGGACGTGGCCCTGCTGGGTTCGGCCATGAACTGCCTGAGCCCAATGAACCTGGTCTTCGCCGCGGTGACTCCGGCCAATGCGATTCCCGCGAGCCTTGAGGCTCAATCCGGTCTGATCACCTCGTTCCTGCTGGGGGCGACCATGAGCGTCGTGCTCTATGTGGGCATCACCATCGGCATGCATGCCGCGATGAAGCGGTCGTTCATGATGACGGTGCGGCGGCTGTCTGGGTTGAAGTAGTCGGCACGGGCTCGGCCAGCTTCGCCTGGATCTCCGCCATCAGCGTGCGCTCCGAGGCCTCGTCGCGGCCGATCGGCGTCCAGGTGGTCTGGAGTCGCGTCGATCCATCGTACGCGCCGGGCGATGGCGTGTAGGTCTGC
It encodes the following:
- a CDS encoding ABC transporter permease, giving the protein MPHPLNRLLALGPNNAVALRIIKGGSSRTRHLVIRSVYLGGLMILVFFALLGPSGSLKDLAQRGASAFTLMSFGQVAAICLLTPVFMAGAIAQESNPKTWEILLTTPLSSLQIILGNLFGRLFFVFALLLATFPLFLMTQIFGGVRGSSVLASLQVSFLVAILMGSVAIALSVLRSANKRSIFTFYVVVVLFLAATTALDRVARVPTAVDSDASWTTVWTPLNPFLTLESMLLTNRYRPQDFAPNEVSSLRQLWFGDPLRAQTYLVLLVSFGLTLFAALRVRLIGSRTEVASTWLSRLLRRVNSKNERVPRHVWQNPIAWWEVSLRLSTPAARFMRWGYLIVGSLLAVVLFAMHRGGAVDTRILRIILAAVLISEVVIAVLLAAGVSATAVSREREDGSLDLLLTTPIQPGAYIAGKLRGLITVLWPMIAVPSITLVLGAFYVLTNGLGAGGVTTSELVGTGKLDVPIVLPIAAMVFPFVLSVFLAFVVMTGLGWSIKSKGVIGSTVGAIGVVMGVATTLGLCGSASGGDVALLGSAMNCLSPMNLVFAAVTPANAIPASLEAQSGLITSFLLGATMSVVLYVGITIGMHAAMKRSFMMTVRRLSGLK